CAAACAGAAAACGCTTTCATCGCGCTGCATTTCCTCTCGGAGGCCTTTGGTGATTGCTTCGATATAAGTTATGGTGCTCATTTAATTTGAAATATAAGTGGGAATCTAAAGGAAATCAAGTTTTAACAAATTATGTTTTCTTAACTCGCATACAACCCTTCTGCCGCCTCTTTAGCCTCAGGCAATGGACTTTCTTCAGCAAACTTTTGGGCCTCATCCATTTCTTTAGCGACACTGGATTGGATATCCGTCAGTTCTTTCTTCGAAAGAACTTTTTCTTTTAATAAATATTTCTCGTAGTTGATAATCGGATCTCGCTTCTGCCAATATTCAATGATTTTTTTAGGGACATAAAAAGCATCATCGTGTTCAGCGTGTCCTTTCATGCGAAACGTTTTAGCCTCGATGAGAGTGGCCCCCCCTCCTTTTCGAGCTCTTTCAACGGCGCGTTTAGTGACTTCGTAAACCGCCAAAACATCATTGCCGTCGACAATTTCGCCGGGGATTCCATACCCTTGAGCCCGTATAACAAAATCTTCCACCAAACTTTGCTTGCTGGTGGGAGTTGAGTAAGCATATCCGTTGTTTTCCAAAATCAGAACGAAAGGCAACTTCATCACTGCTGCGAAGTTGAGTCCCTCGTGAAAATCGCCTATGCTTGCGCCACCGTCTCCTATCCATGTCAAGGCCACGTTCGGCTGCTTTTTCATTTTAAAAGCCAAAGCGGCGCCTGCGCAAACCGGTATTAAAACACCCAACATA
The candidate division KSB1 bacterium DNA segment above includes these coding regions:
- a CDS encoding thiamine pyrophosphate-dependent dehydrogenase E1 component subunit alpha; amino-acid sequence: MVEIAEAKKRSTNRKPKAKKTKLSRKQLTDLYYYMVLNRALDDRVTSLYKQGKFQGGAFVSRGQEATSVGSAYALEEGDVIGPMIRNSGAILVRGVPPREFLANYLGKKTGPTQGKDGNSHFGDLKRNIFAPVSMLGVLIPVCAGAALAFKMKKQPNVALTWIGDGGASIGDFHEGLNFAAVMKLPFVLILENNGYAYSTPTSKQSLVEDFVIRAQGYGIPGEIVDGNDVLAVYEVTKRAVERARKGGGATLIEAKTFRMKGHAEHDDAFYVPKKIIEYWQKRDPIINYEKYLLKEKVLSKKELTDIQSSVAKEMDEAQKFAEESPLPEAKEAAEGLYAS